A DNA window from Buttiauxella agrestis contains the following coding sequences:
- a CDS encoding O-linked N-acetylglucosamine transferase family protein has translation MNNPLAQAVFCELPERNIVNVRLICRFSQQDIPVAHIADTEAVALSTTTQHGSPQLDNYAAPQHLRAVAHLYGITAPDLKNARVLVLGCESGINLIPFASAWQGASVIGIDIDADAISRGQHCISSAGIGNLELYCLQLNELLASLPGEQDYIILQGIFTLLDNPTRESLLAYCRQHLSPDGIIAIKWPTYPGAKTSETLRDAMLLHSSLATTQQEITASARAVATWLELGMSKQNLQRLSLAPLIDEVNQNSDSELALKYLSGLNEANYLVDFNAMVERNGLAYVGDAHPWTEIADFYGSDVAQLHKTICPVANKVVQQQYLDFATNRAERFSLLAAASRQGEILAAPDKQKLKELNWAGNFQRLFGDKNGPENAHFTPQGDLLRTEDELTLQALDLLGDAWPLSLSFEQLVFHTTKPESDDANHADRMLNVLYSLFRKGSESLLYCFGACPYSLSENNTLKPLSGLVEMNHPEIVSPLGFNLWYQSIPLDLAEYQLLSSDPRCINPETLPLLDALRRKGMMTGSPRAWQKLMQAVIGLQDPNNIIAYVNSLMLFTHYGMETRFQITNAALVSDIARKKHPGYSSFPALDSRIEKRASQLLNQGRYNEACDYLATLAQEQTNNPHLLHRLAQVYFKLSCYDDALRTFALAFSLESSSWAMYYDYTLLLGKLRHYWYAEKLSRYCLRFNHRPTMIWLQLSELYQEDKNYKLAEVCIRKALEVEPSNSNALSSMATLLSSQSKIVDAVSWMRKACESAPAEFTYFTNYLFGLSHSPDITPECFFSEHQKYGRMASRWAKQQNVTFSHHNEKDPARKLRVGFVSGDFGNHPVTNFIRPMWDALDQDKFALYAWQTSPLNDVMTLQLKRTATAWSDAKSISNIELAKEIHAAEIDILIDLSGHTDHNRLPAFALKPAPVSMSFIGYPGTTGLSEMDYVIVHNKLAQPGLLEKQFTEELIYMPFSKQFEPVDNAPDIKPLPALSNGYFTYASFNRPSKLNDVVLETWAKILTAQPDARLLIGFMLGSDLIAEINNKMLGWGVLPQQLIFRERTQLSTYLDMHNEVDLLLDCFPYTGGTTTNYALWMGVPTLTLAGETLVSRQGVANMCQFGLDEFVVNSIDEYVEKALAFSKDLKMLDDLRATMRVRIESMGDSTISPAWYLEQTLRKAWEIYCETGGAEGFVVPEN, from the coding sequence TTGAATAACCCCCTTGCACAGGCTGTTTTCTGCGAATTGCCTGAAAGAAATATTGTTAACGTAAGGCTGATTTGCCGTTTCTCTCAACAGGATATTCCCGTGGCTCATATCGCTGATACCGAAGCTGTCGCTCTGTCGACAACGACCCAACATGGTTCACCTCAACTTGATAACTATGCCGCACCTCAGCATCTGCGCGCCGTTGCCCACTTATACGGCATTACGGCCCCCGATCTGAAAAATGCCCGGGTTCTGGTGCTAGGTTGCGAAAGCGGAATAAATTTAATTCCCTTTGCAAGTGCCTGGCAGGGGGCTTCAGTTATCGGAATTGATATAGATGCTGATGCTATCAGCCGCGGACAGCATTGCATTTCTTCGGCGGGAATCGGCAACCTGGAATTATATTGCCTGCAACTCAATGAACTCTTAGCCAGTTTACCTGGCGAGCAGGATTACATTATTTTGCAGGGTATTTTTACGCTGTTGGATAACCCAACCCGTGAATCACTGCTGGCATATTGCCGCCAGCATTTGAGTCCTGACGGCATTATCGCGATTAAATGGCCAACCTATCCGGGAGCAAAAACCAGCGAAACTCTCCGCGATGCGATGTTATTGCACAGCAGCCTTGCAACAACTCAGCAAGAAATAACCGCCAGTGCACGCGCAGTGGCAACCTGGCTTGAGCTGGGAATGAGCAAACAAAACCTGCAGCGTCTAAGCCTCGCTCCCTTGATTGATGAAGTTAATCAAAATAGCGATAGTGAACTGGCACTTAAGTATCTCTCTGGCCTGAATGAAGCAAACTATCTGGTGGACTTTAACGCCATGGTTGAGCGAAACGGTTTGGCCTATGTGGGCGATGCGCATCCGTGGACTGAAATAGCGGATTTTTACGGCTCCGATGTGGCGCAGTTGCATAAAACAATTTGCCCGGTAGCTAACAAAGTAGTGCAACAACAGTACCTGGACTTTGCGACCAACCGTGCTGAACGCTTCAGTTTGCTGGCGGCTGCCAGTCGGCAAGGAGAAATTCTTGCAGCACCTGATAAACAAAAACTTAAAGAATTGAATTGGGCTGGCAATTTCCAGCGGCTTTTTGGTGATAAAAATGGCCCGGAAAACGCCCACTTTACGCCGCAGGGAGATCTGCTTCGTACCGAGGATGAGCTGACGCTACAAGCCCTAGACCTATTGGGTGATGCCTGGCCATTAAGTTTAAGCTTCGAACAATTGGTGTTTCATACCACCAAACCGGAAAGCGATGATGCTAACCACGCTGATCGCATGCTGAACGTTCTCTATTCGCTATTCCGTAAAGGTTCTGAAAGCTTGTTGTATTGCTTTGGGGCTTGTCCTTATAGTCTTAGCGAAAATAACACCTTAAAACCACTTTCTGGGCTTGTTGAAATGAACCACCCGGAAATAGTTTCGCCGCTTGGTTTTAATTTGTGGTATCAGTCTATTCCTCTGGATCTTGCGGAATATCAATTATTAAGCAGCGATCCACGGTGTATCAATCCAGAAACTTTGCCGCTGCTCGATGCATTGCGCCGTAAAGGAATGATGACTGGCTCGCCGCGTGCCTGGCAAAAACTAATGCAGGCGGTGATTGGTCTGCAGGATCCAAACAATATTATCGCCTATGTAAATAGCCTGATGCTATTTACCCATTATGGAATGGAGACTCGCTTTCAGATAACGAATGCCGCATTGGTGAGTGATATTGCTCGCAAGAAACATCCCGGTTATTCATCATTCCCGGCGCTGGATAGCCGAATTGAAAAGCGAGCGAGCCAACTGTTAAATCAGGGGCGCTATAACGAGGCCTGTGATTATTTAGCCACTCTTGCACAAGAGCAAACTAATAATCCGCATCTGTTGCACCGCCTGGCACAAGTCTATTTTAAACTTTCATGTTATGACGATGCCTTGCGTACTTTCGCATTAGCGTTTTCATTAGAGTCTAGCTCCTGGGCAATGTATTACGACTATACCTTGTTGCTTGGGAAGCTAAGACATTACTGGTATGCGGAAAAGTTGAGTCGCTATTGTTTACGATTTAATCATCGCCCAACCATGATATGGTTACAACTTTCTGAGTTATATCAGGAAGATAAAAACTATAAACTGGCAGAAGTTTGTATCCGTAAGGCGCTGGAGGTCGAGCCATCAAACAGTAATGCACTTTCAAGCATGGCGACGTTACTGAGTTCGCAGTCGAAAATTGTTGATGCAGTTAGCTGGATGCGCAAAGCCTGCGAAAGCGCGCCTGCTGAATTCACTTATTTCACTAACTACTTGTTTGGTCTTTCTCACTCACCGGATATTACCCCGGAGTGTTTCTTTAGTGAGCACCAAAAATATGGGCGTATGGCCAGCCGCTGGGCGAAACAGCAGAACGTGACTTTTTCTCATCACAATGAAAAAGACCCAGCCCGTAAATTACGTGTCGGGTTTGTTTCTGGTGACTTCGGTAATCATCCGGTGACTAACTTTATTCGCCCAATGTGGGATGCTCTGGATCAGGATAAATTTGCACTTTATGCCTGGCAGACCTCCCCGTTGAATGATGTGATGACACTTCAACTCAAACGCACCGCAACCGCTTGGTCCGATGCCAAAAGCATCAGCAATATCGAGCTGGCAAAAGAAATCCATGCGGCTGAAATTGATATTCTGATCGACCTTTCCGGGCACACCGACCATAACCGTTTACCGGCCTTTGCCTTGAAACCGGCGCCTGTTTCTATGTCGTTTATCGGCTACCCAGGAACCACCGGACTTAGCGAAATGGATTATGTCATTGTCCATAACAAACTTGCACAGCCGGGACTGTTGGAAAAACAGTTCACCGAAGAACTGATCTACATGCCGTTTAGTAAGCAGTTTGAGCCAGTGGATAACGCACCAGACATCAAACCATTGCCTGCGCTAAGCAACGGTTATTTCACCTATGCGAGCTTTAACCGCCCGAGCAAATTAAACGATGTTGTGCTGGAAACCTGGGCAAAAATTCTCACAGCACAGCCGGACGCCAGGTTACTGATTGGCTTTATGTTGGGTTCGGACTTAATTGCTGAAATTAATAACAAAATGCTCGGATGGGGCGTGCTGCCGCAACAGCTTATCTTCCGCGAAAGGACTCAGCTTTCAACTTATCTTGATATGCATAATGAAGTCGATCTGCTGCTCGATTGCTTCCCATATACCGGCGGAACCACGACCAACTATGCCTTGTGGATGGGCGTGCCTACCTTAACGCTAGCCGGGGAAACTCTTGTTTCGCGCCAGGGCGTGGCCAATATGTGCCAGTTCGGCCTGGATGAATTTGTGGTCAACTCTATCGATGAATATGTCGAAAAAGCACTGGCGTTCAGCAAAGACCTAAAAATGCTAGATGATTTACGGGCAACGATGCGCGTGCGAATCGAGTCGATGGGTGATTCAACAATTTCCCCTGCCTGGTATTTAGAACAAACGCTGCGCAAAGCCTGGGAAATATATTGTGAAACCGGTGGAGCCGAAGGTTTTGTTGTCCCGGAAAATTGA
- a CDS encoding DegT/DnrJ/EryC1/StrS family aminotransferase has translation MKDNIYVTSPLLPPLEEFIPYLEQIWQNKQLTNAGPFHQQLEQALADYLGVEHLCLFANGTLALLTAFQTLRVTGEVITTPYSFVATSHSLLWNGLTPVFADIDPQTFNLDPDKIEALITPQTSAILPVHCYGIPCDTDKIQRIADTYGLKVIYDAAHAFGVKQNGTSILNCGDLSVLSFHATKVFNTFEGGAIICPDAKTKQRIDYLKNFGFADETVVMAPGINAKMNEVQASFGMLQLQYIDTALNDRAEIYRYYVELIQSELPEVEFLAPPENVEWNYAYFPVMIRPGLAATRDGVYQALRQQNIFTRRYFFPLISSFSMYRHLPSAKIEGLQVADAASQAVLCLPIYPGLSRADQERIITIMASSLRPQKSPALSPELNLLSA, from the coding sequence GTGAAAGACAATATTTATGTAACCAGCCCATTACTACCTCCTCTTGAAGAGTTTATTCCTTATCTGGAACAGATTTGGCAGAACAAACAACTCACCAACGCTGGCCCTTTTCACCAGCAACTGGAACAAGCATTAGCCGATTATCTCGGTGTTGAACATTTATGTTTATTTGCCAACGGAACACTCGCGCTGCTGACGGCGTTTCAAACGCTACGTGTTACCGGTGAAGTCATCACAACGCCTTATTCTTTTGTCGCCACATCCCACAGCCTTTTATGGAATGGTCTGACGCCGGTATTTGCCGATATTGATCCGCAAACTTTTAACCTTGATCCTGACAAAATCGAGGCGCTGATAACCCCGCAAACCTCAGCTATTTTGCCAGTGCATTGTTATGGTATTCCTTGCGATACCGACAAAATCCAGCGCATAGCAGATACTTACGGCCTGAAGGTTATTTACGATGCAGCTCATGCTTTCGGCGTAAAACAAAATGGCACCAGCATCCTGAATTGTGGTGACCTTTCGGTGTTGAGCTTCCATGCGACTAAAGTATTTAATACCTTTGAGGGCGGGGCGATAATATGCCCGGATGCAAAAACCAAACAGCGTATTGATTATTTAAAAAACTTCGGTTTCGCTGATGAAACGGTAGTTATGGCTCCAGGGATAAATGCCAAAATGAATGAGGTACAGGCATCGTTTGGAATGTTGCAATTACAGTATATTGATACAGCGCTTAACGATCGCGCAGAAATATACCGTTACTATGTCGAATTAATTCAGTCGGAATTACCTGAAGTTGAGTTTTTGGCACCGCCAGAAAACGTTGAGTGGAATTACGCCTATTTCCCGGTGATGATTCGCCCTGGGCTCGCCGCGACAAGAGATGGCGTTTATCAAGCACTACGCCAGCAGAATATCTTTACGCGTCGTTATTTCTTCCCCCTTATCAGCTCATTCTCTATGTACCGCCATTTGCCTTCGGCCAAAATTGAAGGCTTACAAGTGGCAGATGCTGCCTCACAGGCGGTGCTGTGCTTACCGATTTATCCTGGCCTTAGCCGTGCCGATCAGGAAAGAATTATCACGATTATGGCATCAAGCTTACGACCGCAAAAATCACCAGCGTTATCGCCTGAACTTAATTTATTAAGCGCATAG
- a CDS encoding WbqC family protein, protein MKIAIMQPYFFPYIGYFQLMAVVDTFVVYDNIKYTKKGWINRNRMLSNGQDATFSLPLKKASDSLCIVDRELSPEFDKQKLLNQIRGAYAKAPYFQDIFPHIETIVNYPAGNLFDYLYHSIRKIAALLELKTKFVISSSLPVDSTLKGQDKVLSICRALDAQSYINAIGGRELYSKEDFSQQGISLSFIQSDAFEYPQFGSSFVPWLSILDVLMFNSLDAVCHRIRHNYSLV, encoded by the coding sequence ATGAAGATTGCCATTATGCAACCCTATTTTTTTCCTTACATTGGCTATTTTCAGCTGATGGCGGTGGTGGATACTTTCGTAGTTTATGACAACATAAAGTACACCAAAAAAGGATGGATAAATCGTAACCGTATGCTGAGCAATGGCCAGGATGCGACATTTAGTTTGCCACTAAAAAAAGCATCGGATTCACTTTGCATCGTCGACCGCGAGCTATCACCTGAGTTTGATAAGCAAAAATTACTCAATCAAATTCGTGGTGCTTACGCTAAAGCCCCTTATTTCCAAGATATTTTTCCCCATATTGAAACTATCGTGAATTACCCTGCGGGGAATCTTTTCGATTATCTGTATCACTCCATACGCAAAATAGCGGCGCTTCTCGAGCTAAAAACAAAATTCGTTATCTCTTCTTCACTGCCCGTTGATTCGACATTAAAAGGCCAGGATAAAGTTCTGTCCATTTGCCGTGCATTAGATGCTCAAAGTTATATCAATGCGATTGGTGGTAGAGAGCTTTACAGCAAGGAAGATTTTTCCCAACAGGGTATTTCCCTGAGTTTTATCCAATCCGATGCGTTTGAATATCCTCAGTTTGGTTCTTCTTTTGTGCCCTGGTTGTCGATTCTCGATGTGTTGATGTTTAACTCCCTTGATGCGGTGTGTCACCGCATCAGGCATAACTACTCTCTGGTATAA
- a CDS encoding glycosylase, with translation MFHWKKLGKVFTPQKVTGRPWLNAFAQAPATLIFDDFIRVYFSCRPAADAAGQYVSYSAWVDLDRKNLLNVLRVSEQPILPLGEYGEFDEFGTYPVSVARDGDKVRAWYAGWTRCESVPFNVAIGTAISEDNGVSFKRTGCGPVISYSPDEPFVMSGPKIRRFGEQWQLFYIAGRKWKLVEGRAEPVYKIRMATSDDGLHWQKLNRDLIASRIEEDEAQASPDVIYANGKYHMFFCYRYSSFYRSKQHGYRIGYASSENLIDWLRDDSKAGIDVSEEGWDAEMISYPHVFELDGKTYMFYLGDGVGREGFGLAELQGELE, from the coding sequence ATGTTCCATTGGAAAAAGCTCGGGAAAGTATTTACCCCGCAAAAGGTGACTGGTCGCCCGTGGCTTAATGCGTTCGCTCAAGCCCCTGCAACGCTGATTTTTGATGATTTTATTCGGGTCTATTTTTCATGCCGACCTGCTGCTGACGCAGCGGGTCAGTATGTGAGTTACTCCGCATGGGTGGATCTTGACCGCAAGAATTTGCTCAATGTGCTCAGGGTTTCTGAGCAGCCAATTCTTCCACTTGGAGAATATGGGGAGTTCGATGAATTCGGAACTTATCCGGTGTCAGTGGCCCGTGACGGCGATAAAGTTCGGGCCTGGTATGCGGGCTGGACGCGTTGTGAATCGGTGCCTTTTAATGTTGCCATCGGCACCGCTATTAGCGAAGACAACGGCGTAAGTTTTAAAAGAACGGGTTGCGGCCCGGTCATTAGCTATTCACCTGATGAACCGTTTGTGATGAGCGGCCCGAAAATTCGCCGTTTCGGTGAGCAGTGGCAGCTGTTTTATATCGCAGGACGCAAGTGGAAGTTGGTCGAAGGACGGGCGGAGCCAGTATACAAAATCAGAATGGCAACCTCCGATGATGGGCTGCACTGGCAAAAGCTTAACCGAGATTTGATTGCTAGCCGTATTGAAGAAGATGAAGCTCAGGCAAGCCCTGACGTGATCTATGCAAACGGTAAATACCACATGTTTTTCTGCTACCGATACAGCAGTTTTTATCGCAGTAAACAGCATGGCTATCGCATTGGCTACGCCTCCAGCGAAAATCTGATCGACTGGCTGCGCGACGACAGTAAAGCGGGTATTGATGTCTCAGAAGAAGGATGGGATGCCGAGATGATCAGCTATCCGCATGTTTTTGAACTGGATGGGAAAACGTACATGTTTTACCTCGGGGATGGTGTCGGGCGTGAAGGCTTTGGTCTGGCTGAATTGCAGGGAGAATTAGAATGA